The Vibrio metoecus sequence CACTAGCTTGGCCGGTTTTCCTTGATTATGGGTACTGTCAGCAACAGAGCCATCCTTGAGCTTGATCGTAAAATGCAGGGTAACTGCAGAGTTAGAGGCAATAGGGTTCACGTTATCACTACCTTGTTATTGTTTAACGAACGCCGCTTCACTTTATCGGAGACGGGCGGGCGCTGATGCCAGCCTTTATAGTAAAAAGCGCCCTCCGAATCAACGGACGGCGCTTGTGGTTATTTGCCGTAGTGTCTTTGCCTTACGGCGCAAAGCAGAGCACTAAGGCTGACTTGGTGCACTTTTCTTAGCGCGAAAACCATCGAGAATAATCATCGCTGCACCGATGCAGATCGCGCTATCCGCCAGATTGAACGCTGGCCAGTGGTAAGTACCCCAATAAAAATCGAGATAATCGACCACAAAACCATGCACGATGCGATCAAACACATTGCCCACGGCACCGCCAATGATCAGCGCATAAGCAATATTGTTCCACTTATCACTCGCCGGAAGGCGACGCATCCAGTAAGCGAGCATGCCAGTGACCACAAAGGCAATGCCAGTAAACAACCAACGCTGCCACCCTTCCTGATCACTCAGAAAGCTAAACGCAGCACCGTAGTTATGTACATAAAGCAGGTTAAAGAAAGGCAGAACCTCAATTCGGTTTGCCCAGCCATAGCCCATGTTATTCATCACCACTAGCTTAATCGCAATATCGGTAACGAACACCAGAAGCGCCAGCCACAGCCAGCGCACTCCGGATTGTTTAAGAGTCAGAGACGAATTCGACATGATGGTTAGCCCAAGTTACGCAAACTTGCGTACTTCGCCTTCACCCTCGACGTTAGACACACAGCGGCCACAAATCGTAGTGTGACCCGCAATCGTGCCTACATCAGGAGTGTGGTGCCAGCAACGGTCACACTTCTCAGCTTCCGTTTTGTTCACTTGAACAAACAGGCCATCAATGTCTGTTGCGTGCGCAGACTCACTCTTCTCAGCCAGTGGTTTCACCACTGCTTTTGAAGTCAGCAGGACAAAACGCAGCTCATCGCCCAGTTTCGCCAGCTTGCTCGCCAGTGCATCATCGGCAAACAGCACCAATTCCGCTTGCAGTGAGCCGCCGATCAGTTTTTCGTTACGAGCGTTTTCCAACAGTTTGTTGACTGAGCCACGCACTTTCTGAATATCATTCCAGAACGCGTTGTTCAGCTCTTCACCCTCTGCCAGACCAAATAGGCCATCGAACCATTCAGTGGTAAATACAAACTTGTCACGAGCGCTGCCGTCCGCTTTCTGCGCTGGCATCGCGTTCCAAATTTCATCAGCGGTGAATGACATGATAGGCGCCATCCAACGAACCAGAGCTTCAACGATGAAGAACAGTGCAGTTTGACAGCTACGCTGTGCATGGCCACCACGTTTCGCTGTGTATTGACGGTCTTTGATCACATCCAGATAGAATGACCCCATCTCGATTGAACAGAAGTTCATCAAACGCTGTACTACCGCGTGCAGGTTGTAATCCTGATACGCTTGGATGATTTCTTGCTGAGCAGCCAGTGCGCGGCCTACAGCCCAACGATCCAACGCCACCATGTCTTCAACAGGAATGATGTCTGTGGTTGGGTTGAAGCCATTCAGGTTAGCAAGGAAGAAGCGTGCGGTGTTACGAATACGACGATACGCATCCGCAGAACGCTTGAGGATCTCATCTGATACCGCCACTTCACCAGTGTAATCGGTTGAAGCAACCCACAGACGCAGAATATCCGCACCCAGCTTGTTGGTCACATCTTGTGGAGCAACCACGTTACCGATCGATTTCGACATCTTACGGCCTTGACCATCAACCACGAAACCGTGCGTCAACACTTCTTTGTAAGGCGCTTTGCCTTTCATCGCCACAGAAGAGATGAGAGATGATTGGAACCAACCACGGTGTTGGTCTGAACCCTCTAGGTACATATCCGCTTCTGCGCCGTTGAATTCGCTACGCGCATCCACAACCGCAGAGTGAGTCACACCTGAGTCAAACCATACATCTAGCGTATCCAGAACTTTCTCATAGTTGGCCGCGTCGTCTGCGCCAAGCAGCTCAGCAGAATCAAGATCCCACCATGCTTGAATACCTTTTTGCTCAACCAGTTGCGCCACTTTCTCAATCAGCTCGGCACTGTTTGGATGCAGTTCGGCGGTTTCTTTGTGCACGAACAGTGCAATTGGCACGCCCCAAGTACGTTGACGAGAGATACACCACTCAGGGCGACCAGCCACCATACCTTCGATACGGCTTTGACCCCAATCTGGCATCCATTGTACGCCTTTGATTGCCGTCAGAGCTTGTTCACGCAGACCGGCTTGTTCCATGGATACGAACCATTGTGGTGTCGCACGGAAGATGATCGGCGTTTTATGACGCCAACAGTGTGGGTAGCTGTGCTCATACGCGTGATGATGCAACAACGCGCCTTTTTCTTTCAGCACTTCCAACACAGAGTCATTGGCTTTGAATACATGTTGACCCGCAAACAGCTCAGTATCAGAAAGATACACGCCGTTTGAACCTACAGGGTTCGCCACTTCTAGACCGTATTTTTGACCTACTGCAAAGTCTTCTTGACCGTGACCCGGCGCAGTGTGAACCACACCCGTACCTGAATCGGTCGTTACGTGATCGCCCAAAATGGCTGGCACATTGAAGGCGTAGAATGGATGTTGGAACTGAACCAGTTCAAGATCCTCACCTTTCGCAAAACCAAGGTTATGGAAATGCTCAATACCCGCACGATCCATCACCGATTTTGCCAGCTCAGAAGCCACGATAATGCGCTCTGGTTGCTCACCTTCAACTTGGATCAGTACGTACTCTAAATCTTCACGCAGACACACTGCACGGTTTGCAGGTAGCGTCCAAGGCGTGGTTGTCCAGATAACGATCGACACGTCGCCTTTGCCTTCATGACCAGCATTCAGACCAAACTTAGCCAGAACTGCCGCTTCATCAGCAGCTTTAAAACGAACGTCAATCGAAGGAGAAACTTTGTTTTTGTACTCGACTTCCGCTTCAGCCAGTGCTGAACCACAGTCGGTACACCAGTGAACCGGTTTAAAACCTTTCAGCAGGTGGCCGTTATCAGCAATTTTGCCTAGTGCACGGATGATGTTGGCTTCAGTTACAAAGTCCATCGTGCGGTAAGGTTTATCCCACTCACCCATGATACCAAGACGTTTGAAGCTCTCTTTTTGGCCTTCAACTTGACCTGCCGCGTATTCACGACATTTTTCACGGAATTCAGCAGCGGTGACTTTTTGACCCGGTTTGCCCACTTTTTTCTCTACCATCAATTCGATAGGCAGACCATGGCAATCCCAACCTGGTACATAAGGCGCATCAAAACCAGAAAGGGTTTTGGATTTAATAATGACGTCTTTAAGAATCTTGTTCAGAGCGTGGCCAATATGAATATCACCGTTGGCGTAAGGAGGGCCATCGTGCAATACGAAAGATTTTTTGCCTTTTTTAGCCTGACGGATCGCACCGTACAGGTCTTCTTTGTACCAACGTTGCAGCATTTCTGGCTCGCGTTTGGCCAGATCGCCGCGCATTGGAAACCCTGTTTCAGGAAGGTTCAGGGTATCTTTATACTCACTCATCGATTCTTAATTCCGTTATATTGGGCGAAGTTAGACATGTTGTTGTTTGGTGGAATCAACCGAACAATTCTTAAGCTGACGCAGCCACACCCTTGCTGCTTCAGCATCCAATTCAATTTGTTGCTTTAATGCCTCAAAAGAGGCGAATTTGCGCTCATCACGTAGTTTATGTAACAGCGCGACTTCCAACTGCTTACCATACAGGTTGCCTTGGAAGTCAAAAAAGTGCACTTCAAGCTGTTGGCGAATGCCATCAACCGTCGGGCGATTACCGATATTGGCAACCCCACCGACTGGCGTTGGGCCTAAACCATACGCTTCAACCACATACACACCAGAAACGGGGGATACACAACGCTTCAGCGGAATATTCGCGGTAGGAAAGCCTATGGTTCGACCCAGTTTTTGGCCATGCGAGACACGACCACTGATGCTGTAATGACGCCCCAACATATCGGCTGCGCTAGTCAACTCATCTGCTGCTAGGGCTTCACGAATCGCAGTGCTACTCACTCTTAGCTGTTGTAAACAGAAACTTTGGGTGCTGACCACCTCAAAGCCGAGAGCCTGCCCCGCTTGCTGTAATAGAGCAAAGTTACCTTTGCGTTCTTTGCCAAAACAGAAATCGTCACCAACAACCAGAAACTTAACACCCAAACGAGCCACCAACAAGTCACGAATAAACGTGTGCGGATCCAACTGGGCAAAGTGGTGATTAAAATTCACACACAACAAGCGATCCACACCCAGTTTGCTCAGTTGGACAAACTTATCACGCAGACGAGTCAAGCGAGCGGGCGCTTGTTGTTTGGCAAATAGCTCTAAAGGCTGAGGTTCAAACGTCATCACCACCGAAGGTAACCCCATCTGCTGGGCACGCTGCACTACCTGACTGAGCACTTGTTGATGGCCAAGATGAACACCATCAAAGTTGCCAATCGTCAATACACAGCCCTGATGGCGAGATTGAATGTTATGAATACCGCGTATTAATTCCATCGGGAGATGCTTAAAACCTATATTTTCATTCTCATGGTGCGAAACTGGCGGATTATACCTAAAGCTCGCTACTCTGTCGCCGCTTTTAGATCTTTGAGGCGAACACCCAATAGCAACAAAATGGCCAGATAAGATACGACGCCAAGGCCAATCAAAGCTGTCAGCATAAGTGCACGCTGGCTGATACCCCAACTCAACCATGTCGCCATGTTGTCTAATTGCCACAAGAGAGCGCCAGTCATTACCGCTCCCGCCATCACTAGCCGCGCAACAAACCATACGGTTTTACGAGTTAAGTGATAGACGCCTTGTAAGTGCAAACCACGATAAAGCAGTGCCATATTCAGGAAAGCGGACATCGAAGTCGCGACCGCCAAGCCGACATAGCCGTAAAACCACGCAAAGATCGCGTTGAGTACGATGTTACTGACCATCGCGACAATGCCATAACGCACTGGGGTTTTGGTATCTTGGCGAGAGTAATAACCCGGCGCTAACACTTTGATCAGCATAAAACTGAGCAGACCGGAAGAGTAAGCCAGTAGCGAGTAAGAAGCCTGCTCTACATCACTAGGGGTAAATTCACCGCGCATAAACAGCACCATCAGCATCGGTTTCGCCAGTACCATCAGACCAAGCATGGCCGGAATACCGAGAAAAGTGACCATGCGAATCCCCCAATCCATAGTGTGAGCAAAACCATCACTATGAGCATCCACATGTTTACGCGACAAAGCAGGCAAAATCACCGTCGCGATGGCAATTCCAAATAAGCCGAGGGGAAACTCCAGCAGGCGATCCGAATAATAGAGCCAACTGATCGAACCGGTTTGCAGAAAACTGGCGACAAACGAGTCAAACAACAGGTTGATCTGGCTAACCGATACCCCAAACAGTGCAGGAATCATCAGTGTGCGAATTTTCATCACTCCAGGATCTTTCCAGCCCCATTTAGGCCTAACCAGCATTCCAGCTTTGATCAAAAATGGCAGTTGAAATAGAAACTGAACTAAACCACCTAAAAATACACCAATTGCCAGACCGACTTCTGGTTGTGCTAGATTTGGCGAGAGGTACCAAGCACAGAGGATCATCATCACGTTTAAGAAAACAGGCGTGAAAGAGGAGACGGCAAACTTACCTAAGGTGTTTAAAATTGCCCCAGACAAGGCAACAAAGGTAATAAACCACAAATAGGGAAAAGTAATTTTCAGCAGCAGACTGGCTAGCTCGAATTTTTCAGCCCCCGGACCACCATTAAGCCAATCGAGAAACCAACCCGCGCCAAATAATGCGGTCACAGCGCCAGATCCCAGTACCCCAACTAAAGTGACGATAGTCACCAAAACACCAAGAGTACCTGACGCTCTAGCGATCAATTCTCGGGTCTTGTTGATATCACCGGAGGCATGATATTCGGTTAATACAGGGACAAAAGCTTGGGAAAATGCCCCTTCCGCGAATAATCGGCGTAAAAAATTGGGAATTCGGTTGGCAAAAAAGAATACGTCAGCACTTGCGCCAGCGCCCATCAAATTGGCCACAACCACATCGCGCACTAAACCTAAAACACGAGAAATCAAAGTCATAGCACTTACAATGATGCCAGACTTGAGTAAGCGTTTACTCACGGTAACCTCGAACAAAGAGTCAAAACCACATTATCTGATTCGAAAGAATAAGAATGTCATAGTGAGATCAGATAAGTATTAGCATTGGTAAAAAAATGCTGATAGAATCCCCGCCATCTTAACCGCGAAGGCTCTTCGATACCAAGTTTGTTTGGTTCAGTTGGGTTTTTGCACAAATCATTTGACATTAAAGAGCAAATCGGGGATATTTCCCGCCCTTAAAATGTCACCGAACTAAGTTTTTGGGAGTTAGACCCTTGGCAAATAACAAATCTGCTAAGAAGCGCGCTATCCAAGCTGAGAAACGTCGCCAGCACAACGCTAGCCGTCGTTCTATGATGCGCACTTACATGAAGAAAACTGTTGCTGCAATCGCTGCTGGCGACAAAGAAGCTGCAACTGCTGCATTCGCTGTAGTTACACCAATCCTAGACCGCATGGCGACTAAAGGCCTTATTCACAAGAATAAAGCAGCTCGTCACAAGTCTCGCTTCTTTGCTGCGATCAACGCTCTGTAATAGAGTTTGCTCATCAGCAACAAAAAACCGGCTTATGCCGGTTTTTTTATCTCTTTTTTCGCCAACTTTCATGAGTTTTGGCAATAAAGACGATGTAAAAGCTCAATCATGGCTTTTACCTCTGTACTACTCAGCGTATAAAACACGGTTTGCGCTTCTTTACGAGTGTTAACTAAACCATCACGACGTAGCCACGCTAAATGTTGAGACAGAGCAGATTGGCTGAGTTCCAAACGGCTACTGAGCTCCCCTACCGACAGTTCATTGTCCAGTAACATACATAAGATTTGCAGTCGCCGCTCATTGGCCATCGCTTTGAGCAAAACTACCGCTTTGGCAGAATTTTTTTCCATCTCTTGGAGATTCATTGGTGCCCCCTTTAAATACGGCATTTTAATTCCAACCCATTCATTCACTTTTCTCTGTCGTTCTAATCACCGATGTCGTCATTCGGTTGAGTGATCATGATGGGTCGAAATGGTGAAAGCGGAGAAAACTCGCTGATAATGATAAAAAACTAATCAAGAACGCTAGTTTATTGTTTTCACTTATCATTGGGTAGTGATCAAAGACTTAACAGTGATAATTATTCACAAAAATAAGTTAGTAAAATCAGCATCACAGACATTTTTTACTGCTGGGTGCTGGATCATGCGTTCAGCGAAGATGACATAATACTCCTCTTTAATCTCATCCACATGTCCGATGAGTTTCAATGATGATTCCGCATCCACTTCTGAGACATAAAAAGAGGGAGCCATAAACACGGCATCACTGTGATAGATGGCAAACGCTTTCATTAAAGCAGAGTCATCAAATTCACCGAGAATATGCGGTTGTAATCCTTGCCGATCGAACCACTGTCTCACTTTGCGCCCCATTGCTGTCCTGCTGCCTGGCACGAGTAACTTTTTACTCTCTAAAATGGCCGGAAAAGGAGCAAAGTCAACTTCTCCAAAGCTAAAGAAGCTCATTCGGCTTTCCCCTAGTTTTTTACTAAAGAGGCCGGGACTTTGGCTAGAGTCGACGGGGCAATCAGACAAGATCATATCCAATTTGTGCTGCGCCAGCTGTTCTAGCAACATTTCATGGGTTGATTCAAAACAGCGCAGATGAATGCGGTTATCACCCGGCACAGAAGTTAGCAGAATTTTACTGACTAACCTTTTAGAGAGTGCATCCGCAACGCCAACATCAAAAAGCAGGTTTGAGCGCTGGCTGTAATTCACAATATCGAGCATCTCATAACTCAAACCAAACATGCGATCAGCGTACTTAAAGACCAACTGACCTAACTCGGTCGGTTCAATGCTACGACCATTTCGTTTGGTGAGCTTACCATCAAGCCGATCTTCCAAAGCTTTAATCTGACCTGTCACAGTTTGTGGGGTTAAAAATAGAGCATCGGCCGCTTTAGTGACAGAGCCTTGTTTGCACACCATCCAAAAGTAATAGAGGTGGTTGTAATTAAGATGAGACATAGATTGTTCTGCGCTGAAAACCGATGTTTTTTTATAGCAGATACGATCTTTAACAACAATAAATTCGTTCAAACCGAAGTAATCGTCATCTTAGGCTGAATTTTTCACAGTTTAAATAAAACCGCTGTCATAAATGGCGGGTGTTATTTCGCACACTTCCCAGTTATTTACACTTTGTTACAACCAAGTGCTATTTATCATCCACCTTACGAATCCTTTAAAAACAGTGAGATAAAATTAGATCTATCATTAAATCTTTTCGCCACCAGTAAGACTGCGCAATAACTCACCAGTTACATCTAAATGTCATATTAGTGAAATATTTCCTCTCTACGATTGCCTCGAATTCAACAACCGACCGATACCTTTAAAAAAACGGTCCACGGAGAAAATGATGATAAACCAAGCAACTTCCCCAACAGCGCCAATTTCGCTGACGACGAAAGGCCTACGTTGGGCAAACTTGGCTTTCATGCTGTATCTACTACTTCTTGCTGTCGCAATGGTCGGCAGCGGTTTTAAATGGGCAACCGGCGACCAAGCCAAAGTCCTGTTTGAATTTGCCTCTCACCCTGTTGCTGGTCTGATGATTGGTTTGGTGGCAACCGCACTGATACAGTCTTCAAGCACTGTTACTTCGATCATTGTAGGTTTAGTCGCGGGTGGCTTGCCTGTTGAAACAGCCATTCCTATGGTCATGGGTGCCAATATTGGTACAACGGTAACCAACACCCTCGTCAGCCTTGGTCACATGCGTTGTAAAGAAGAGTTTCGTCGCGCCTTTGCCAGTGCCACAATTCATGACTTCTTCAATCTACTCGCGGTACTGATCTTCCTTCCTTTGGAAATGATGTTCGGCATTTTAGAGAAAGTCTCTCATTGGCTGGTTTCTCCTTTGCTTGCGACTGGCGATATGAGCATGAAAGGCTTCGATTTCATCAAACCCATCACAAAACCAGTGATCAGCAGCCTTGAAGCACAACTTTCTGTATTGGGTGATACGTTCGGTGGTGTTGCACTCATCGTATTGGGTATTGCGACTATTTTCGTTGCCATTACTGTGATGGGCAAACTAATGAAAGGCCTGATGGTTGGCCGTGCACGTGAGATTTTACAAAACGCTATTGGCCGCGGCCCACTCCACGGGATTGCCTCCGGTACCGTAGTAACGGTTCTGGTACAGTCTTCTTCTACAACAACTAGCCTTATGGTACCTCTCGTAGGTTCAGGTGTTCTGAAAGTACGTGAAATCTACCCATTTACGCTAGGTGCTAACATCGGTACTTGTATTACAGCCTTGCTGGCAGCAACTGCGGTTTCAGGTGAGTTTGCCGTATTTGCTCTGCAAATCGCTCTGGTTCACTTAACTTTTAATATCATGGCGACCGTGCTCATCTATGGCATTCCTTTCTTACGTGAATTGCCAGTGAAAGGAGCTGAGTTAATCTCAACTTGGGCTTGTAAAAGCAAGATGGTCGTGGTGGGTTACCTTCTTGGAGTGTTTGTGGTAATTCCGGGTAGTATCCTTGCCCTCACCGCATAAGCTTTGCACCAGCGCAGAGTGACAAAAAAGCTCCCTAATCGGGAGCTTTTTTATTTTTACTGATTTCATTCCAGCTCTAACAACGTAAGCTTAAACCGAGAAGGGATACTGAATCGTATCGTGGAACTGATATCCGGTCACTTCAAAGTCATCTAACGTCACCCACGTTTCCAAATCATGCAGCGTTTTAATGTCTGGATTGATGTGAAACTGGGGCGCTGCAAATGGTTCACGTTTGAGCTGCACATCTCGCATCAATGGCAACTGATCTTCGTAAATATGTGCATTAACAATTTTGTGATAAGCCATGCCCGGCTTTTTACCGGTGATCTGCGCCATCAGTGCAAGGAACACATAAACCTGAACCATGTTGAAATTGAGCCCTAAAGGCACATCACATGAACGTTGGGTACTATTGAGATATAAGGTATCCCCCAACAGCGAAAAGTGGTGGCTGTACATACAAGGGCGCAGACACCCCATATGGAATTCGCCTGGATTGTAAAAGTTGAGGATTTCACCTCGGTCATCCACGCCACGCGTCAGATCATCGACAATTTTTTTCAGTTGGTCGATCTGGCCGCCATCCGGTTTTGCCCAAGCTCTGCCTTGAACTCCATACACTCGTCCCATGTCATCCTCACCTTTACGGTAAGGGTTATTGAGCCATGCCTGATTCAGGTTGGCATTAGCATCCCACGTTTTGGTACCTAACTTGCGAAAGTCTTCGGCATTATCATAACCACGAATGTAGCCCAGTAGCTCAGCGACAGCGGCTTTCCAAAAGCTCTTACGCGTGGTCACTAAGGGAAACTGATTGTTGCCCACATCATAAGTCAAATCGGCGTTAATCACGGTCAAACAACGTTTTGCTGTGCGTTCATTTTCAACCCAAACACCTTGATCGACGATGCGCTGACAAAGTTCTAAATACTGTTTCACCTGACTACCCTATTTTGCTGCAACACGATCTTGATATAAACCGCGCTTATAAGACCAAACCATCATCAAAATACCAATGATCACCATTGGTAAAGAAAGAATCTGCCCCATCGAAATGAAGCCACCAAACAAGCCCAATTGAGCATCTGGCTCACGGACGTATTCCACGAGGAAACGGAATGTACCGTAACCGGCTAAAAACAATCCAGACACACTGCCTAATGGACGAGGTTTACGGATAAACCAATTGAGGATAAAGAACAGAACCACACCTTCTAAGGCGAATTCATAAAGCTGAGAAGGATGACGTGGCAGTGGTCCACCATTTGGAAATACAAAAGCCCAAGGTACATCCGTCACTCGTCCCCAAAGCTCACTGTTCATAAAGTTACCAATACGTCCCATTCCTAAACCAAACGGAACCAAAGGAGCAACAAAATCTGCCACCCCAAAGAACGTTCGTTGGTTTTTATGGGCATACCAGAACATAGCGGTAATCACACCCAATAAGCCACCGTGGAAGGACATACCGCCAGTCCAGACTTTAAAAAGATAAAGAGGGTCAGCAAGGAACAGATCAAAGTTATAGAAAATCACATAGCCGACACGCCCCCCCACCACCACACCAAGGAAACCCGCGAACAACAAATCAGAGACTTGCTCACGTGTCCAGCCACTGTCAGCACGATCAGCGCGTCGATTGGCTAGCCACATCGCAAAAAGAAAACCAACCAGATACATCAAGCCATACCAACGTACAGACAGAGGGCCGATAGAAAACAATACGGGGTCTATATTGGGAAACTGCAGATAACCCTGAGACATAGCAAACCTTCTCTTAAAAAATTAGTGAGATTACTGAAACAACATGGTCGCAGCAACGCACATCAAAAACACCGCAAAAAATCTTTTGAGTCTCGCGGTAGGCATTTGGGTGGCAAGCTTAGCACCAATACGCGTGGTTAGTATCGAGGTGCTAGCAATCGCAAGCAGTGCCGGAATGTAAACGTAGCCAATACTGTATTGCGGCAGATTGTCCACCTGATAGCCATGTAAGATAAAACCAATCATTCCCGAAATCGCTATCGCAAAACCGCACACCGATGAAGAACCTACCGCTTTTTTCATCTCAATGCCATGTCGATTCAAAAAAGGCACAGAGAGTGAACCGCCGCCAATCCCCGCAAGGCTGGAAACCACACCAATCCCTGTACCACACAATGTTGTGATCAACGCATTCGGCATTGGGTAATGATGTTGCATGCGAATGGAGCGAAACATCTGCACGCTCAAGAAAAAGACAATCACCCCAAATACTTTGGGTAAATATTGGCTTGGAATCCACTCGGCAACAACCGATCCGAAAAAGCCCCCAACTACCACCCCGGGCATCAGCCATTTGACGACAAAGAGATCAACGTTGCCTAATTTTAGGTGGTTTAACGCCGATGAACCCGAGGTGAGAATGATGGTTGCCAATGACGTTGCCAAAGCAAGCTGCATGACAATATCCGCAGATATCCCCGCATAAGGTAATAAAAACAGCAAAGCAGGAACAACCACTAAGCCACCACCAATACCAAGCAGACCAGCAAGCACACCCACTACCGCCCCTAAAAGCAGCAGTAAAGCTAAGAGTTCAATATTCACATTTGGTTCCTATTTTTTACCTGCGCGCACAAAACCCGCAAAGCCATGCTTTTCGATATAAGCGAGCATCATGTTATAGATTTCTCGCCCATAAGGTTGAGTTAACGCATGGTCAGCCAGCTGTTTAAGTTCAGCCAGTTCAGAATGGCGCACCAGATATTTCACTTTCGCAACGTTGGAAGTGTTCATACTCAAGGTGGTATAGCCTAAGCCAATCAACAGCAAAGCGCCAATCGGATCGCCGGCTAATTCCCCACAGACACAGACAGGGATCTGGTGAGTAGCACAAGTTACTTGGATCTGCTTGAGTGCCATCACTACGGCAGGATGCATGGATTCGTAGACATCTGCTACACGCGCATTGTTACGATCCACGGCTAACAGATATTGAGTGAGATCGTTGGTCCCTACGGAGACGAAATCAATTTTATCTGCAATCAGTGGTAACAGATACAGCATCGAAGGCACTTCGATCATGATGCCAATTTGCGGCATGACCACTCGCGGATCGAGCTGCGATACTTCTTGATATGCTTGGTAAATAAACCTCAACGCATCATCGAGCTCTTTTGCGCCAGAAATCATCGGTAACAAAATCGATAAATTGCCAGATTCCGCACTGGCTTTGATCATCGCTCTCAACTGAATAATGAAAATATCCGGATGGTCTAAGGTAAAACGAATGCCACGCCAACCGAGAAACGGGTTATCTTCCTCAATCGGTAAATAAGGCAAAGGCTTATCACCCCCGATATCCAAAGTACGCATCACAACGCGTTGATGTGGGTACATATTCAGTACATGGCGATATTGCTGGGTTTGTTCTTCTTCAGAAGGAAAACGATGTTGTAACAAGAACGAAATTTCAGTGCGATACAAGCCAACACCATCCACGCCCTGATTGACAGCAATGCTAGTATCAGCACTCAGCCCAGCGTTCAATAGTAGCTCAATTCGTTCTCCATCAAGCGTAAACGCGGGCTCACGAATCGCATCGTTAACCATGCGTGACAGCTCACGCTCTTCTGTCGCTAACGCACGATATTCATTGAGAATGGTTTTGGATGGCGAGATAAAAACTTTGCCACTATAGCCATCCACAATCCCTTTCTTACCGTTGATATCTCGTAAATTCAGGGAAACGCCCATGACAGCAGGGATCCCTAAAGCACGCGACAAAATCGCGGCATGAGAATTTGCCGCGCCTTCAAGAGAGACTACCGCTAACAGCTTATCTTTAGGGAGCGCAGCCAAAATACTCGCAGTCAGCTCTCGCACCACCAAGATCACAGGTTTGT is a genomic window containing:
- the ptsP gene encoding phosphoenolpyruvate--protein phosphotransferase; protein product: MLSQLRDIVEQVSKVEDVYQALDIFVKQTCEAMSTECCTVYLANEEMHRLELMATQGLKFKGDKIHIDFDEGLVGLVKRSAEPINLAEASKHPSFKYFKQLGEEVYHSFLGTPIIHRKQVLGVLVVQQKSPRLFSEMEVSFLVTLAAQLAVLVAHAQTQGHWRLSKKLQAITGVPASSGVAIGEFWWDDTQPDLSEVLPASTLDIDIEQERIALAVESALADFRRMRKKLDGDINKEALAIFDLFTHLLNDPMLRKDLKAQIQKGDRADWALRQVVESYSNRFARMSDVYLRERAQDVRELGQRLLFFLLNTESSQPKIDKPVILVVRELTASILAALPKDKLLAVVSLEGAANSHAAILSRALGIPAVMGVSLNLRDINGKKGIVDGYSGKVFISPSKTILNEYRALATEERELSRMVNDAIREPAFTLDGERIELLLNAGLSADTSIAVNQGVDGVGLYRTEISFLLQHRFPSEEEQTQQYRHVLNMYPHQRVVMRTLDIGGDKPLPYLPIEEDNPFLGWRGIRFTLDHPDIFIIQLRAMIKASAESGNLSILLPMISGAKELDDALRFIYQAYQEVSQLDPRVVMPQIGIMIEVPSMLYLLPLIADKIDFVSVGTNDLTQYLLAVDRNNARVADVYESMHPAVVMALKQIQVTCATHQIPVCVCGELAGDPIGALLLIGLGYTTLSMNTSNVAKVKYLVRHSELAELKQLADHALTQPYGREIYNMMLAYIEKHGFAGFVRAGKK